GATATAACCCTGTTTTTGCAACAATTTTTAAACGGTTTGTCTATCGGTAGCGCCTATGCCATTTTTGCTTTAGGTTACACCTTAATCTTCTCAATTTTAGGCATCATTAATTTTGCTCATGGTGCCATTTTTACCCTAGGTGCATACTTTACCTATGCGCTAATGGGTGGTGCTTTTGGTTTTAGTGGCTTACTTGCTAATGCATCCTTACCTGTACAACTTCCCTTTGCCCTAGCGTTAATTTTGGGAAGTACACTGGCGGGGTTGGTTGGGGTTGCGGTTGAACGCATTGCCTTTCAACCTTTACGGCGTAAGGGTTCCGACCCACTGCTAACGGTTGTTTCCAGTTTGGGCGTAGCAGTGGTAATTGTGAATGTAATTCAGTATCTAGTTGGTGCAGAAAGTTACACCTTTCCCGCAGGTACCTATGGCAATTTGCCAGCGGCGATCAACTTTGGCACAGCAGAAAAACCAGTTCCAATTCGCACTGTTCAGGTGGTGATTTTTTGTGTATCTGTGGTGATTCTGGGAATTCTTACGTATTTCATCAATCGTACCAAGTATGGTAAGGCAATGAAGGCGATCGCTGAAGATCTAACTACTGCCAGTTTATTGGGGATCAACACCGATCTTTTTATTATCCTCACCTTCTTCATCAGCAGTTTTTTAGCTGGGTTGGCAGGTACCTTAGTAGCCTCTAGTGTCAGTATTGCTGGACCCTACTTCGGCATTGGGTTTGGACTCAAGGGACTCGCCGTGATCGTCTTGGGTGGTTTAGGCAGTATTCCCGGTGCAGTATTAGGTGGTTTGGTGATTGGACTGGTTGAGGCATTTGTCCCAGCTAATTACTCTGCCTATAAGGATGCCGTTGCCTTTGGAATCCTGTTTATTATGCTCCTGGTTAGACCCCAAGGTTTACTGGGTCGCAAGCTTGTACAAAAGGTTTGATTGTTTTAACTGTCTGACGGTAAATTCTCTCAACTCAACTCAATCAGCATTTCTATCGTACTTGGTCTAAAGCCGCAAGCAGAGAACAAACGCCTCGCCGCATCATTGGCAGCAGCAGTATCAAGCCGAATTTGTTTCACTCCCATCTGTTTAAACCGTTCAACGGTCAACCTCACCATCTGCCGCGCAATTCCAGCATGGCGATATTCTGGTTCAACCCATAGATCTTGAATAAAACCAAATTCCTTGAGACGGTAAATTGGGATTTCACGCTCTATCGTCGCTATCAGAAAAGCAACCAGTCCCCCCAGTTCCACGTCGTCCTCCGCTACCAGAAACACACTGCGATCGTTCGTTGCCTGCGCGATTAACCACCTTTCATAACGCTGTGCCGGGTTCGGCAGGAATCCATACTTAGCTGCATCCCAAGATTCATGCAAAGCACAAACAGCCGCAACCATTGGTAGAACTGCGGGTACATCAGCGGGTGTGGCAGGACGTATTAGCATATTGGTTGCTATTAGTCAACTAAAGCCAGCTAACTTTAATAACTTAGCTAGACGCACTAGTGTAAAAGCGTAGTGCAAAACCCCAAAAAATGCGAGCTACAAATAACAAGCTGAGTGCTAGCACTGCTCCACCAAGTAACCAGCCTACTTGGACGCGACCAAGCATTGCTTCAGCTGGAACTGTAGTTAGGAAAGCTACTGGTACCACAAACGTGAAGAAAAAACGATAAGCGACGGGATAAGCGACCATCGGGTATCGCCCAGCTTCTAATAGTCCTCTCAGCACCTCGGTGACATTGTAAATCTTGACAAACCAGATGCTAGTTGCTCCTAGCATAAACCACAGGCTGTAGAGGCTGATAATACCAAATACGAGGGGTATGGCACTAAAGAGGTAATCGCTGCCTTCTAGACCAAGTTGCTCCCCAGCGTAGCCGATTAGCATAACTCCGAAAACTAGATCTGGTATTCCCCACGGTGAAAGGGTGTTTGTTGAAAGCCAGAACTGGCTATTAATGGGCTTTAAAAGTACGAAGTCCAGTGTACCCTGTTGTACGTGCTTGACAATGTTATTCAGGTTGGGGGCAAGAAAGCTACTGGAAAAGCCTTGCAGTACGGTAAAAATGCCCAGTACGACCAAGGCTTCTTCCCAAGACCATCCTTGAAAAGTGTAGCCGGTGCGGTAAAACAAATATACCCCAAACAAGCTGCCTGCAAGATTACCCAAGCTGGTGAACGTAGCCAAGATGAAGTTGACTCGGTACTCCATTTCAGCGGCGATCGCCGCACTCCACAACAGCCCCAAAACCTCAAAATATCGTTTCACTTTAGTACACTCGTCATGATGACCGCTATTTTCATTTGGCAAACCGAGTAATTAAGCTGGATTACGGCAAGGTGGAGTACGACAAGCAAAACTAAAATTATTGGGTTTCCCTGTATTCAGCCTCAACCTATCCCATGACTGCTTCCTTACCAAGGCTTTCCCGACCATGCAGTTCAAGAAGTTTCGTCATATCAGGACCAGCAGGGATGATCCCACCGGGATTAAGCGGGAACAGGTTGCCGTAGTAGTCTCGCTTCACAGCCTCCAAATCGCAAGTATCAGCGACTCCAGGCAACTGGTACAAGTCACGCAGGTAAGGACCTAGGTTCTCATAGTCCTGAATTCTCCGACGATTGCACTTAAACAGCCCGTAGTAAACCCCATCAAAGCGGAACAGCGTGGTGAACAGACGTACATCCGCAAGCGTCACCCTCTCCCCACATAGATATCGACTCATTGCCAATACCGCATCAATTTCATCCAGAACCGCAAACAGTTCATTGCAGGCTTGGTCATATGCCTCTTGGGTTTGGGCAAAGCCGCAGCAGTATACGCCGTTGTTCACCGCGTGGTAGATTCTCTCATTCCAGTGGTCAATCTTTTCTCGCCGTTCCTCCGGGTAGAGGTCTAACGTGGGATGCTTAGCGAAGTCATTGAATTCTGAGTTCAGCATCACGATAATCTCAGCACTTTCGTTGTTGACTATTGCCTTCGTCTGTTTGTCCCACAGCACTGGCACCGTACACCGCCCACTGTATCCTGGTTCTGCTAGCTGGTAGAGTTCGGTTAGGGTGCGGCAGCCCTCTTCCTCCTGATTAAGTACCCAAATTCCCTCATTCGATGCGGGAGATGCAATGGACACTGAAATAGCATCTTCGAGTCCTTTGAGTGCCCGCACGACGAGAGTTCGGTGTGCCCAAGGGCATCCGAGTCCAACATAGAGGCAGTAACGTCCTGCTGCCGGTTGATACGGGTTTCCGTCGTTTGTCCCGACAAAGTGTCTAAACTGACTGCTGGGGCGAACGTACTCCCCTGACGCATTACGCGGGGCAAGCTTCGACATCATCAGGTGCCAGAGAGTCGTCCAGACGAATTTTCCGAGCCTAACAATCAATTTCGGAGGGAGTGACTTGCCCTTTTTTTTGGTTCCGGTGGTTTGTGACATGGCGCTTAAGCAGGAATATCGGTTTCGTTACAAGTTGCCGGGTGGGTCAGCGACTCAGCAGATGCTGTCGCGTAGCTCTTAAGTACGCCCCAACTGGGAATTGATAAAATTCAATCACTAACCAGCCAATAATTCCTAGATGCGACAAAAAGGCTAGCCCAGCCCAAACATATGGTAACCAAGACAAGGGAGTACCTGGGGTAGGCGGAAAAATGTAGATCGTCAGCCCAATTAAAGCGGTCGGGAGTGCTACAAGGGCAACTGCTGCAAGCGTATAACCCCAGCCCAGTTCCACTCCCTCTAGGCGCGCTCCTACCCAATTCCTGCCATTCCAGTGCCAGAGCAGAGAAGGTTGTCTAGAAAGCATCTTAAGCTGTTGTTTTTCTAAGTCAGCTATAAAAATTTCGCTACAAAAGTCACAAGCCAATGCATCCATCAAGGGTAGGGCTTGGATATGACCACAGCGACAAACTGGGCAGGGGTAAATGCCGTCCGAATTTAACTGAGTCATAAGTATCGAATTATCCAGATTTCTCCTGCTATCCTTTCTGGCACGTCTGTCTTTGTCGGAATCTATTCCTAGTGTAGACGTTGACTCGCCACGCTGAAGTCGAGTTACACATGAGCAAAATTTCAGATACCAGACTGCACGCGCCACAGACTTGTATAGATGCCATCAAGCGCTAGCAAGTCCTCTACAGCTACCCCAATTAGATAAGCGGGTGCCAAGTCAAATATTTTGTTGATAATTGTACAAGCAACAGCGCTCTATACCTAGATTCGGTAGTCTTTGGCATAGCGCAACAACCGTAAGAGGGGAGATTTTTTGTATTTGAGGAAAAGCGCATAGTGATATTTATTTTTTGACATATCAGTCATAAATTGTTTGAAAGAATTTAATTTTTTATTGTTTCACTGTAGTTATAAATTTCCAGCATAAAGAACTACAAATTTAAATTTTTGCCATTCAACAGAGAATGATTTTGCAATTCCTATACGTATTACTATGTTTGTATACTGATAGTTTAAGTCGGTCGATTAATACAATACTGATTTTGCTTCATGATTTTCATGGATTAAAGCCTCAAGCTTGTTCCGCGCTATTAGGAACTTTCTTCCGGAGAATGATGTTTTGATGCCGCGTCTTCCAAGACTCTGAACATGCAACTTGAAGGCACGCTTAATAGGCGATCGCATTCACTGCTATAAAATTGGTGACACATTAAACGTATAAGTCTCCCCGTGGCTGAGATACCTTACACGTCCATCTAGTCCCGCGGCTGTAACCGCTTGCATAAAGTCCTCAAGCGGAGACTTGAAGACCGTGTAATCGTTGAAGTGGATTGGTATGCTTAAGCGCGGAGCAATAATCTGAATCGCCTGTACTCCTTGTTTAGCATCCATAGTCAGCAGAATTCCGAAGACCTTTGTTCCTCCCAGGTGTAGCAAAGCCAGGTCAATATCAGAATACCGTTGAGGAATTTCCTTTAAATCTTCATAAATCAGTGTATCGCCAGTAATGTAGAGGCGGAACACTGTTTTTTCTGCTGACTGAAACTCCAGCATACTTCCCATCACGGGCGGTAAGACAGCTGCTAGAATTCCTGGACCATGTCTTCCAGGCATCGCCGTAATGCGAACCCTAGTATCGCCTTTAGTAACAGTCAATGTTTCCCAAGTCTTAAGTGCTTGTGGTGAGGTAAACCCTTTCTCTTTAAGATCAGCAGCGGCGTGGTGTGTGGTAATGATTGGCAAATTTTTATCTAACTTTGTTGCTGCCACACGATCAAAATGATCGTCGTGCATATGGGACAGCACTACCATATCTAGAGGAGGCAATTGCTCAATTTCGAGAGCTGGATTGGTTTTACGACTTGAGCGTATCCCATACCCTAGATGCACATGATCGCCTTGATGCAGAAAGTTAGGATCTGTCAGAATTGTGAATCCGGCGTAACGGAGCAAGACAGTTGCAGTGCCGATGAAGAAAAGTGAGCCGTTTTCTAAGTCTGGTTTTTCACTGTTTCCATTGCTCGATAAGACCAGTTCCCTTACTTTATTCATAAGCACCTCGTCTTGGCAGTTTGTAACTAGCCAGCATTCATCAATTCTGGTGAGTCAACCTCCCTCAGCTTAGACCTTTCCGTTAGGAGGGATACCCTACCCCTAGACTTAGATTCAAACTTGTGCTGCTGCAGGGCTTTTCCCGGACTTCAAAAATCCCATGATTAATCTTTTGTATTAATGTCTACCAGCTGAGTTAACACAAAATCATTCTTTCAGAAGGCTAAGACAAGCTGTAAGAGTGAAGCTGTAATTTCAACGGCTGTGAATAATAAATGTCGAAGATGCATTTATAAAATCTGATGACGTGGAAGTACATTTTTCTTCTCAAGGCTGCGATAAATTGGCTCGAATCTGTAATTTTACTATTTGCCGATCCTTGGATTCGTAAGTTGCTTGGTCAGGAACCGCTTACCAATCCTGAATATTCACAACTATTTCTCGTGTTAGTATTCATTATTGGGATCGGCTATTGGTGGGTCGGCAAAGATGTCTCCCGCAATCACGCTATCGTAAAACTTGGAATTTACGCTCAATCTTCCGTCTTTGTTGTGCTGGCTTATCACACGTTAGTCCGCAATCTTCACCCGTTTTATATAATTCCAGGCGTGATTGACCTTGTATTTGCGATTCTCTTCGGTCTGTTTCTATACTCCTATGCTCGGATGAAACCAG
This window of the Chroococcidiopsis sp. CCMEE 29 genome carries:
- a CDS encoding branched-chain amino acid ABC transporter permease translates to MDITLFLQQFLNGLSIGSAYAIFALGYTLIFSILGIINFAHGAIFTLGAYFTYALMGGAFGFSGLLANASLPVQLPFALALILGSTLAGLVGVAVERIAFQPLRRKGSDPLLTVVSSLGVAVVIVNVIQYLVGAESYTFPAGTYGNLPAAINFGTAEKPVPIRTVQVVIFCVSVVILGILTYFINRTKYGKAMKAIAEDLTTASLLGINTDLFIILTFFISSFLAGLAGTLVASSVSIAGPYFGIGFGLKGLAVIVLGGLGSIPGAVLGGLVIGLVEAFVPANYSAYKDAVAFGILFIMLLVRPQGLLGRKLVQKV
- a CDS encoding GNAT family N-acetyltransferase; the encoded protein is MLIRPATPADVPAVLPMVAAVCALHESWDAAKYGFLPNPAQRYERWLIAQATNDRSVFLVAEDDVELGGLVAFLIATIEREIPIYRLKEFGFIQDLWVEPEYRHAGIARQMVRLTVERFKQMGVKQIRLDTAAANDAARRLFSACGFRPSTIEMLIELS
- a CDS encoding ABC transporter permease is translated as MKRYFEVLGLLWSAAIAAEMEYRVNFILATFTSLGNLAGSLFGVYLFYRTGYTFQGWSWEEALVVLGIFTVLQGFSSSFLAPNLNNIVKHVQQGTLDFVLLKPINSQFWLSTNTLSPWGIPDLVFGVMLIGYAGEQLGLEGSDYLFSAIPLVFGIISLYSLWFMLGATSIWFVKIYNVTEVLRGLLEAGRYPMVAYPVAYRFFFTFVVPVAFLTTVPAEAMLGRVQVGWLLGGAVLALSLLFVARIFWGFALRFYTSASS
- a CDS encoding glutathione S-transferase family protein, whose translation is MSQTTGTKKKGKSLPPKLIVRLGKFVWTTLWHLMMSKLAPRNASGEYVRPSSQFRHFVGTNDGNPYQPAAGRYCLYVGLGCPWAHRTLVVRALKGLEDAISVSIASPASNEGIWVLNQEEEGCRTLTELYQLAEPGYSGRCTVPVLWDKQTKAIVNNESAEIIVMLNSEFNDFAKHPTLDLYPEERREKIDHWNERIYHAVNNGVYCCGFAQTQEAYDQACNELFAVLDEIDAVLAMSRYLCGERVTLADVRLFTTLFRFDGVYYGLFKCNRRRIQDYENLGPYLRDLYQLPGVADTCDLEAVKRDYYGNLFPLNPGGIIPAGPDMTKLLELHGRESLGKEAVMG
- a CDS encoding MBL fold metallo-hydrolase encodes the protein MNKVRELVLSSNGNSEKPDLENGSLFFIGTATVLLRYAGFTILTDPNFLHQGDHVHLGYGIRSSRKTNPALEIEQLPPLDMVVLSHMHDDHFDRVAATKLDKNLPIITTHHAAADLKEKGFTSPQALKTWETLTVTKGDTRVRITAMPGRHGPGILAAVLPPVMGSMLEFQSAEKTVFRLYITGDTLIYEDLKEIPQRYSDIDLALLHLGGTKVFGILLTMDAKQGVQAIQIIAPRLSIPIHFNDYTVFKSPLEDFMQAVTAAGLDGRVRYLSHGETYTFNVSPIL